From Amaranthus tricolor cultivar Red isolate AtriRed21 chromosome 4, ASM2621246v1, whole genome shotgun sequence:
tctttgtATCTCCATTGGAGGATCTTTGAAGAACCAATAACACATCTAGGCTAGAACCATGAATGTAGTTCAATTAAGAGTGAATCACGTAAATTCTTGAGACTTAAACCTTTGTTCCTTTGGATATTGGGGTTAAATTCTTCGGTTAACTTTTACACTATTTACGAACAAAGTTTAACGCAAATGATTATTCATGTATATGAGCATttgatctttttgataatgctaatttaaaaataaattttgaacacttgatttttatttttagtattatttaattttatcagcccgttaaatttaaaaaattttaaatattaatattttctatttatagtatacaatattaactttaaaattaactttAGCTTAATTCTTTCAAGCTCactttatataaaattcaaattcgtTATTTATATGAGCATTTAATCTTTTTGATAATGCTAAtctaaagtaaattttaaactcttaatttttttttattatttaattatatcagtccatgaaatttaaaaaatttaaaatattaataatttttatttacatacaatattaactttaaaattaactttaactTAATTCTTTCAAGCTCACTTAATATAACATTCAAATCCGTCACTAAATAAGGCAATACgtgatagattttttttttctatttatcagcttaaattaattatgtgACACAAGATTTCATTAGGGTAGgagtttttcatatttttttccagTCTTGCTTTGCTTCAAGCTCCAAATATCAGAGCCTATGAGGCTGTGACTCTGTGAGCAAATCCAGCAGTTTCAACTGAGCAAGAGCTGAGAAGAACACTCTTTTAGTTCAtcaaaacaggttgttaacttGTAACTTTATTAATTAGATCTTCAATTTCTGCTATTCCTTACAATATCTATTCATATATTGctactaaattttaatttgattcttCATTATACTTGAATTGATTTCTCTTTACTGTTAGCTATAAAGTTTTCTTCTTTATTATTCAATCTCTTCTGGgttttttgtatgatttttgtTTCTGGGGTTTATGGGTATATTGTGTTAAGTGTATGTTTTGGGAATGATGTGAAATGGTACAATTAATTAGATGGGTGTTGCTAAATTTGGATATTAAGTTGTagactatgattttttgaaAGGGTTAATTTCATTTTTGCTTAGAAATGAGTATTGTCAAAAGATCTGATCTTGGCTTGTTCTAACACTTTTAGGCATTTTCTAGATGGATAGGTTTTTAGAATCCTTTTCTGGGAGGCATAGGTTGTGATTAATCAGGAAGTATTTGTTTGAAGGTCTTGCATTTGTTAAGGGCTTAAGATTCAAGTTCAAGCAGCATTTGGATTCAATTTTTGCTATACAGAACTTGAATTCTCGGGTTGCTGGACAGTTATACACGATTCATTACTCTTCTCGCGAATTGAAAAACAAATTATGGTTGGCTGTGGACTATTTTGAGCATTCACAAATTCAAAACACAGATTAGttggcgaattatgttacactgttCCTGGATATGCTAGTTGTCTCTTGAGTCTTGACCTTGATCTACTTCCaattataaaactattttaCTAGGTAGCTAACATGAACTAATACCATATattcattaattttaattataacttaTGAATACATAACCGACTCTCCGTATTGTGACATTTGATGACGCACAATTTCTTCATGATAGATGAAAGGAGCTTGGACAAATAGGAGCAACATATATAGGGATATAGGAGGGGAGAGGGAGAGTTCAATGTGCTTGTGCTTTCCTTGATGTGTCGTGGTAAAGGAGATTTTCGGTCACGCTTAGAAGATCTTCTTTGCCTATGCAAGAATCAGGAAGAGAATTGGGCGAAGCTTGTGTAGCACCACAGTGTGGATTGCTCTCATGGTCCGCTTCAGTTTGGGCTTTGCTTATCCTGTGTTTATCTACTGATGCTACACGGcagtttttttatttgaaaattaccTTTTATGAGTGATGTATTATAGGTACTTAATAAGCATTTATGTTGCCTGCAGCAAACCTGCAGCGAAATTGATTCATTACGGATGGCTGGTAGTGGTCGTGCCTCCCGCACAATTTATGTTGGAAATCTTCCGCTGGATGTAAAGGAATATGAGCTTGAAGATCTGTTTTACAAGGTTGTGTAAGTTTTGGCAAGTTGGTTACTATCTTCGTAGGTATTTGTGCTCGTTACTTGAAAAAACATTACACTTGAAGACCAaatcatttttgttttttttttctttttggaaaaaacTTGTGGGAGACGGATGCAAGAGTAATATACTGAGATACAAATAGCATTGAAAGTCACTGTAAACAAAGTGTGAACTTggttgatgaaaataaaaatcctTTATTGTCATGGCTATGTATTTTTCTGTGTATTTTCTAAGTTTCCATTGTAATGATTTCAACATTTTACTATGCTTTATTGTACGGATGGTATTTCTGTCATCATAAGTTTATCCTAATAagagtaaggttgcgtacatccaaCCCATTAAACCCTCGAAGGAGCCATTTTAATGGCATAGGggtaataaaatcatgttgttTAAGTTTTACTGAGTTGTTAAAGACGGTGATGCTTTCTTGTAATTTGAAATTCAGAGACATGATGCACCTGATGTTGCAATGACGTGTAGTGTATCTCAGTCAAATTTAATGCATTATTTTGATCACTAAATATTAAGCTTCCATGCTGGGATGTACTATTGATATCTATGATTGACAATTATTAGAAGTGGCTTCTATTCACCACATTCAGAGTCAGAGTCATCAACCCATTTTCCCGCACAAGTCAGGGTCCTGGGGGGAGGGTAACGGATATATCATATCTATGCCCCCTCCAAGGAGAGGACAAGGAGATATGTGCTCACTCAGTTTATCCCCCACGAGTATCATTTCTTTATACCTAACATGAGACACTGACAGATTATTTTTAGCTTCTTTTATCAGTATTTATGTGTTAGTTCTTTTGATTTCTACAGTGGCTGCGTCTCTCATCTTATTTCCTATGCTCTTCATTGCTTTAGGATAAAGAAGAAAGTTAACATGTCATTAACAATggaaagtttaaaaacaaaacTGCAAAGTCGAAAAACTTCTATTTTGTtggtttttactatttttttattgtctGCATCATCTGTTTTAATCATAGAATGATTATGAATACTTAGAAAAACTCTTTCCGCTTGCTGCAGTATGGCCGTATCGTAGATATTGAATTGAAGCTTCCTCCACGCCCTCCAGGCTATTCTTTTGTAGAGGTATACCCTTCATCTTAAAATGCATATTAGCTCCATATTCAAGGTCAGTCATTGAGGTGGTTTTGAGGACCAGGCTCTGACGAAGGACTTGTACTACAACCTTTGGGCAGCCTGTCGATGTTTTGATGCCAGATTTACACCGAAGTTATCCGTAAAACATTCTTACGTTGCCCCTTTTAACTttgtatttctttttcttttttggtagTTTGAGGATCCTAGGGATGCTCAAGATGCAATAAGGGGTCGTGATGGCTATAACTTTGATGGTTGTCTTCTGAGGGTATATGCCACTAATTACAAATACATGTTTTACTTGCTGCTCAGTTTTCAGTTTATTAAGTAGCTTGTTATTCAGGTTGAGCTGGCTCATGGTGGTAGGGGTAGGTCCCCTATGGGCCCACGTGGTGGCAGAGGTGGCAATAGTGGAGGTGGGCAGTATAGTGTTTCCCGTCATTCTGAGTTTCGAGGTACATACAATATTAAATGGACATTGTCATCATTCTGCTTTCTATACTTGTTCTGGGGTTTAACAACAATTATGTGAATAAAAGACTTGGAACTTTTTTCTGTGTAATTTAGATTTCAGCAGCAATTGGCAATTGTTTAGGGGAAATTCTAGTGCATCTTGCATAGACTAGTTCAGAGATGCTACATGGCGATGTGTGGAGTAGCTTCTGAGGAGTAGTAGGAAGTAGGATGCAGAAAAGACTTAAGAGTCAGTTCCTTTGAGGAAAAACATataatcttcaatgatcacaaTTCACAAGACCCTTTTTTGTACTTTTCCGACCCATCGTTTGTTAAGGACCAGTACATGTATACAAAGACGAATAACACTTGTACAAGGGATTGAACAAGACAAATAGTAATCACAAACAACACTAGAAAAACAATTGCATAAAAATCAAGTGGCAGTGAAAAACCGGTAGATGAATTCATTTTAAATGGAAGGGATTCTAGAGAAATTCTGAAAGTACATGCAAGAGATCTCTCTCAGAGATCTGCTATTCAAACCCTCCCAATACAAAGAAAATACAAGATGCTTGTGGAATAtttgttaaggaaccaactcaaccaaaaggttacgctgatggttgaggcccaatgatatgttatatactctaacacgccttcTCTTACGAGAACCTTTGGGCTTGAAATGTGGATACAGCACAGATCCTCCTCATACCTGGCGCTAACTAttctactttaaatgaggggtggttgagattcgaacccgtgatctCTTTTCTcgctggcttctgataccatgtcaaggaaccaactcaacaaaaGCTTTAGCTGATGGTTAaggccccatgatatgttataaacTCTAACAATATTTATACATTGGAGTATAAAAGATAGAAGTAAAATCATATTATCTTTTTACAAAACCCATTCCTCTAGATGTTTAGTTCTTCCTCTATTTCTTATTGTCAGCATgatattgatttatattttgttatgtaGTTGTTGTGCGTGGACTGCCCCCTTCGGCCTCGTGGCAAGATCTGAAGGTGTGGGAACTGAGAATTCTATATATTTTAGTAATTTCGGTGCTCAGCCATCACACATCCTAATTGTTACTCTATCTTATAGGATCATATGCGTAAGGCTGGGGATGTGTGCTTTGCGCAAGTTTTTCGTGATGGTGAAGGTATGAAACTATTTTTGTTGATTTCTTGATGTGGCTTTGTTCGGGTGTACCAGAAAAGTTATCACCAGAATTCTCTTAATTGCAACTTATACTATTTTAGATTCGATTCATATTTTCAATGCTCTGTACCTTGATGCATCAAGGATGTGTACTAAATCTATTTTATTTCACATTTTCGTTGCTTCTCTATATGACTTCTCATTTGTCTGAAAATGTTATTTCAGGTATGATGGGAATAGTTGACTATACTAATTATGAAGATATGCAATATGCTGTAAGTATCACAAGTATTCCAATCAGTGTAACATTATTTGCCAGTTAATTTGCTTTTTTAATTCACGATTCGCTCATAATAATcctaaaatagcctaaaactgATCATAATTCACTTTATTTGATACGCGATTTGCAAGGAGATTattgaatcatgtgacagtgaGTCCAATGCCTTATGATAAATATGTTCTGTTGAATGCTCAATTTTTAACGATGAGATTTATTTCTCACACAGATACGCAAACTGGACAACACTGAATTTCGAAATCCTTTCTCAAGATCCTACATGCGGGTATATCTccttgactataattttcaatagcTTGTTGTGCATAGcattttcattttgcttcatTACAATCACCTCAAAAATAAACAAGATGCATCATATTCATGGTATGGGGGAACATTAGAAAgcttttattatcttttgtgCTTGGGTTTGGGCAAGTAGTTTAGAATTTTTGTGCTTTGTTTTACACTACCATTGCTGCATCAATTGTCGTCCATCAATAGACTGAGACGAGTGTAAACTTTTGTGGACTTGTTGTACCTACTACATACTTCATTTTGCACATTGAAGTGAAAAGCAAAGCAATAGCAACAGCATGCTTGGTCACATGTTacattttttgaaattaaagggGGATCCATGTATCAAGAAGAGTCATTAACCCAGTATCCCGCACAAGTCAAGGTCAGGGTAGGAGGGTAGCAGAAAGATCATATTGCTTTACTTTTCCCGACTTCATTGCAAAGGCTTGCAATTTCCTATCCAGCTAATCTGTGAGCTACTTGATTATATCTATGGtaacaaaaggaaaaactaaTAGCcaaaaaaagttcaaaaaagaAATCACATGTTACAATTTCTGAATCTGACATGCAATTGTATTTCAAAGTTAACTTCATGAGTCTCAATTCTCATTTCTTACTTTCTGAAACATGTACTTGAAGATAAAAGCTTACGAGGGTAGTCCACCAAGAAACCGGAGTAGGAGTAGGAGCCCAATCCGAGATAGAAGCAGAAGTTTAGAAAGGAGCCCAAGGTATAATGACGATATTTCTCCATGCTTACGGTGTTGtgctttatttatttgttagtTCATATGTTTTCTGCATGCTGGTTAGTGTTGTTTTCTTATCATGTTTGTTGCTTGGTGTTGACAAAGAATGACATGATTATATATGTAACCCAGACCGGCTCCAAGATCTAGCTCTGCATCCCTTGCAGAACCATCAAGGTACTTTTTAATTTGATGAACTTTTTGTAGCATTATGCTTCATCTTTCTATGTCTTGATCTGATCATCTTATGCATTTTGTTGCGAATAGTGAATAAACTAAGAGTCAATTAACAAATGAAGGAAATCAGGAGAACTGCCGGAAACCATGATTAAAACCATTATATGAAACACATAGGATGATAGGAATATAATCTACCCCGTATTTGAAAATCGATAAGATGTTGAAATTTCAATTAGACTAAAGAGGTGGTGTACCTTCAGAGTCTAAATCCCAAGTAATTGGAAACCATAAAGAGTTCTTAAGATACAAAATCCAAAACGACACTctgtttggatagcaaattaggagagaaaagaaTGGAAGGGAAGGGGAAGagaaaggaagggaaaggaaggggaggggtaAGCAGGACGAGTGCATATTATTTGTTTAGAagggaagagaaggaaaaaggaagaaaaacagGTGTTTTCTCTCCAAATTCCTCCCCTCTCTTTCtgttatccaaacaagggaTCCTTCATTCTTTCAAATACCTCGCCTCCTTTCTCTGCATTTCTCTCTATCCAAACACAGCGTAAATAAACAGAGGCCAAGTCAACGTAATAGTTTCAATGTCACATGCTACTGTTGACTAAGCAACCGCTTTAGCATATAGATATGCTTTGGCGTTTGGAGGTGTTAAAAGTTCCAAGTAGCGTGCCTGGGCCGATTGGGGTGGCCCAAGCCAACTGACATAGTACAAAACAAATCGAACCCACCCTAAAATGCCCAATATTTGGCCATGTGCAAGCTGATCAGCTCTACATTTATGCTTAATGATGCATTAATGATCGTATTCCTGTTTTCTGAAATGAACTGTTGTATATTGCTTGAAcgtttgtttttctttttcgacAGGACCTTTGTTACAGGGGATTAACACCATCAGGAAATGTTGTTTCCCATCTCAGAAAGTAATGTTTGCCTTATTGATGTATGTTGAATCATTTTTGTGGCAAATGGTACTTCATATGGTATTTGAATGTCGTGGTTACTTTGCTAACCATGCACATCCGATTGTAGGAAGGTTATTCGTGTTTATCCACAACCTTGGCCTGCATTCGAAGCCTAGAACTTTGTAATACATTAATTGTTGAACCTCAATGCCATGCACTACACATGAGGATACACTTGTGCTTTTTGCCTTGTGAATTTGGATCGGTTTCATCTCTTTTCTTGGTTACCTGTTTTGGAACTTCATATTGGATTTCGTTTGTTTTGGTGGAAGTTGTTAGACCATGACAATTTATCGCATAATTATTTTATGGGCTTACTCGTATGAAAATTTGAGAAGAATaagcaaattaatataaaaaattcaaaaaataagcaacttttaaacttaattttcaaaataaacactTTTTGCCCAGAGCACAGATTCGGagttgttcgctattagtaacaacgaataaagaagttgcttattttgggaattaaatgcttattttgcttattttgggaattaagtttagaAGTTGTTTATATgtggaggaggaagaagacatgggtaaaatgataatttctcaatttaatggaaaataaaCGTTTTTCCCTTATaatgttactgtagttaattGTTCAACAGTTAAGTGATATTTCATGgaaagaattttaaaaattgctACCACTCGTCTTTTGCAATAGTTGATGCCTGCCATATAGAATAAACCTTTTAAAAAATAGCGTTATAATGAGTAAAAataacgttaaatatctttttcggtttacGTGCCGAAAAATAgacaaataagtacttgtttcaatcaaatttctaaaagagttatcccataaggatAATAGCGACgtctgttttttgaaaaatcatcgtcatgatgggtaaaaatggcATTAAGTATCTTTTTCGGTTTACGTGTCGGGAAATGGGTGAATAAGTATTTGTTTTGACTGGATTTTTGAAAGAGTTATTCTGAAGGGTAGTTAGGacgttcgttttttgaaaacCATCGTTATGATGCGTAAAAATAACGTTGAAAATGACgtaaaaaaatatcttttttgttaatttatgtgttttaatttttaattatttaaaaatatgagGACCCATGAAATGCTGTCACATACacaacttaacctctcaaacttaacggtcaatTAATGTTTTCTGTTAAGTGGTATTTATTTGCAGATAAATATATcacattaggtagttttttgcaaaaagaaatacattaagtagttttttgcaaaaagaaATACATTAACTAG
This genomic window contains:
- the LOC130810452 gene encoding serine/arginine-rich splicing factor SR34A-like isoform X1, with the translated sequence MQTCSEIDSLRMAGSGRASRTIYVGNLPLDVKEYELEDLFYKYGRIVDIELKLPPRPPGYSFVEFEDPRDAQDAIRGRDGYNFDGCLLRVELAHGGRGRSPMGPRGGRGGNSGGGQYSVSRHSEFRVVVRGLPPSASWQDLKDHMRKAGDVCFAQVFRDGEGMMGIVDYTNYEDMQYAIRKLDNTEFRNPFSRSYMRIKAYEGSPPRNRSRSRSPIRDRSRSLERSPRPAPRSSSASLAEPSRTFVTGD
- the LOC130810452 gene encoding serine/arginine-rich splicing factor SR34A-like isoform X2 encodes the protein MAGSGRASRTIYVGNLPLDVKEYELEDLFYKYGRIVDIELKLPPRPPGYSFVEFEDPRDAQDAIRGRDGYNFDGCLLRVELAHGGRGRSPMGPRGGRGGNSGGGQYSVSRHSEFRVVVRGLPPSASWQDLKDHMRKAGDVCFAQVFRDGEGMMGIVDYTNYEDMQYAIRKLDNTEFRNPFSRSYMRIKAYEGSPPRNRSRSRSPIRDRSRSLERSPRPAPRSSSASLAEPSRTFVTGD